The Chiloscyllium punctatum isolate Juve2018m chromosome 15, sChiPun1.3, whole genome shotgun sequence sequence CACACCATTGgctagatgccaatgttgtagccATAGTGGACCAGTTTGGCTAGAGCAGCAAATTCTGGAATATAAATCTTTAGTACTATTTCCAGTACGTTGTCATGGCCTATAGCCTTTACAGCATCCATTGCCTCAATGGCCATTCATATGTGAATTTAGTAAATTATCAACAACAGAACATCTTGGTGCACAACCAGCAAACCCTCAAAAGTGTGCTCGGAGTAAATAGCATTTCCTGCTGGGAGGTCCAAATTATAGGACTAACCTTCAAAACAAAAAAGAGCTGGACTCTATTATTCATGGTATACCATAAGATTACATCAAGAAATAAAACCTGAAAAGATTAAAAGGAGCAATGAGTTATTGAAAAGATTGTGTGTTTTGATTAAAAAACTTGTCCAAATTCTTCACAACAGCCATTTTCCCCAGAGGTCAAGTGGATTGGCAAATAGGGCTAAGCACCCACATGTGGCAGGCAGCAGTTCAGACTCAGAGCCATTGAAAAGGAGGCTAATTGGgattttctagtttgtttttggGTCGCTGTAGGTGTCAGAACTGGCGTCCACGTGGCATACCAATAGATCAGATCACGAGGAAAGCAAATAGGCCTTCCCTGCCTGCCCTGTAGAGAGGATTCTCCTCCATATTGTCTTCTAAATACATGGCGTCAAGACTGCAAAAGCCAATTTTCAAAGTTAATTCTTGAAAATGTAAGAGAGAACTCCTTGTATTACATCTCATGCCACATTCAAGTTGAAAAAAGGTCTCTGATAGGCCTTCCAGTTTCAAAATGTCCTCAGAGCTACTGTGCTCAGAAGCCTACAAGGGAAATCCTTCTCCACTGTTCAAAAATAAAAATCACTCGAGTCATTTATGTAAACATCTAGTTAATTATTTTGTTTATTGTTCTGTATTTGAACCAAACAGAATAAATGAATTTATGATAAACACAATTTTGAACTCTTAAAATTCTCTGTGCCTTGTACCTTCAGCATTTTATTGAAGGTTTCATCATCCCAAAATTTCCATCTATTAGGTTTACATAGACAACTTCATTCCCATGGAAACTTTTATCCCATTTGTATCATGTAGCTCAAAGGAATTCTGTCACTTTATCCCATTCTTTCTTATCATCGATATTTAAATGATAGCATAACAATAATGAAACACTAGTGTAGACAGAGACAAGGGCAGAAGCCCCTTACACCTCTTCCACACCACCCTATCTCCCTCCAACTCATTTCAACTGCACTggatgaaataaaagcaaaatttaAAGAAGAAAGctcagaacacttcaaacaaACTTCGGTAATTTACCAGAAGTTACACAAAAAGAGTTACTTAAGTCACAGCAAAAGGACGTTCTTCCAATTCTATTGGGGTGTGATGGAAAGCTATTAGGCTGGCAGACTTGTTAAAAACATCAATGTAATTTAATGAAACTGTAAAACATTCCTGCTATCTGTAACCTACCTAAACTACAAAAATACCCAAATGCTTTCAAATACCAATATGAATAATAAATCTTATGAACAGAAGTTTAAATCTGAATAAATGACCACAGTCTAATACCTTCTAATTTGTGGTTGTGTAAGGATATCCTTTCAAATCTTTGTTGCAGATGATTACTTGCTTTCTTTATCAGATTCCCAGTTATTCCATTTCTAACTTGGTTTCTACCCTTTTATTTTAATTTGTTACGCTCAGTGTCACAACGAAAAACTAACTGACAAAATGAGATTGAAATGGGGTCTGTCACTCCAAATAGTCAAGTCCCTTTCTGCAATTATAAATTGCTACTGAAGTCCATAGCAGGTAGTTTCTCAACTGGAATTCACAGTCAGCATGGTGCAACAATTAAAAGAGAAAACTTGACTCCCACTATTTAATCCTGTCAATCCTGCTGAGTATATTTTAACTTCAGAGGCAGGATCCTCAATATAAAAAAAACTTGTCTCACCAAATGCAAACACTAGATTACTAAACATGTAATCTTCAGTTTGAAAGGCATTACACATtaaagcatttaaaaagaatggtTATTCAAAATAGCTCTTCCACAACCAATATTAATGAATACCAGAACATTTCACAGATACTGGCATAAAAATATAGTGCTTGTGTACAAATATTTTAGAGTTCATGATAATACTAAAGATTATGAACACTGTATAATCCATTATACCACAAAGCTGATGTGAAGGTTTGAACATTATCATAATAGCAATAATGATTGTGGTCAACAAAACCCTGGTATGTAGCTTTAGATAAGTTCAAGTGTTCCAGGACTACAGTGATCCAGTCTTTACAGTGGATTTGTTTATTTCCATAAACATTTAACCAAGGAGCACTTTCTGCATCCGGTGCTGTGGAATGTTGAATTCATCTTCTGAGTCGCAGTCACTCTGTGAATTTGAGCTACAAGGCGAGAAGCATTGTGGAGAGCACAGGTAGTGCATTAGTGGGAGGCGATATTTGCCACAGAAGTCGACAAACTTGATATGACGAACACAAGAGTCAAAGTAAACTCCTAGAAAGCAGgaataaaaatcacagaacacttGAAATCAAACAAAATGCTTACTTTTCCCACTCCCCCACTTTCTTCTTTATCCAGTGCTGGCTGTAAAATCTAAGTTGTAAAATTCTACATGATCACATAATACTACCCTGAAACATGACTTCAATCTTATCTTTTACATCACTGAGATTCAAAAGATACTAAAGCAAATGACCAAAAGGTCAAAGTGATTCACAATCTGAGTGGGAACAATACTCCTAGAGAAACACATTAAAAGTTCCCGTGATTGAAACAATGCAATATCTTTACAATGAACTAACAATTCTTGGAGCTTTTATTTGAAACATTAATAAAGTAATTTGGCTGCTTGTGTAGCTCCTGTTTGCTGGGCAGTGAATGACATGTATTAGATATTTACCAAATGTTGAGACCAAACACACCAGGAGGTCCCTTAACTCCTCAAACAGCAAATTAGTGGGATATATGTGGCTTGTGCCCCAGTGAATAAGCATGGTTTTTAGAAGTCCAAGAGGAACTTTCAAAGACATTGACTGGACGACATAAGGTTCACATACTTGAGCTGTTGATTTATATCAGGATCTAAAGGCTCTTGTGAATGCCAACTTCTACTTGGCCCTGTTTTCCAGGGCTGCACTGAGACAGCAAAGAGCATTTCAGTCTTTCATGATGGTGAAAACAAAGCACCAATATCGATGGTGCATGGAACTTTTGCAAAAGGTCAAAACTGTATTCCTGCAATGTTTGGGATCCCTTATGGAATCGTAGAATGACTACAGCACAGGAGGCCACCATTTGTGTCCATACAGTTCTCTGAAACAGTATGTTAGCTGGTCGCACTCATCTGCTTTTGCTGCATGTCCTTGCATGTTCCTTCTCTATTCCACTCCAGATCCTAAGTATTCACTTCATAAAAGGTTTTTCACATTGCCTTAACTATATGCAATAGAAAGGCCTATGTCGTTCTCACGTATGGTGTATATGGTAACAAGGGAATTTGGAAAAATGAAATGAATGAGATGGAGCTTTGGTCTATGCCAGTGACACTTTGATTAGAAATCACCTTTTAAACACAAATCTTTTGCCAGAACCTTCTTTTCAAGGTTTTGATTAAATTTTAGCTCCTTCATCGTACTGAGTGTTAAAAACTAATGATGAACCAGAGGTctgggaacataagaacataggAATAAGAGTCAGCTGTTCAGCCCTGCTCATTGAAATATTTGAAAATCTTTAACTCACCCTATTCCCATAACCCTTACGTCACTGCTAATAAGAAATCTATTAATCTCTACTTTAAACATACTCAAAAGACTGAGCCTCTACTGCCCTCTGTAGTAGAGAGCtccaaaggttcacaaccctCAAAAGTAACAACTTTCCATCTCAGACCTAAGCAGCAGCTCCCTTAGTTTAGGGTCCCAAACGGAGGGAAACATGTTTCCAGCCTCTGTATATAAACATTTTCTACTGAAGTATTTCATTTCCGAACACTGGCTTTATTTTTTTCTATGTCTCTGAACCTTAGTCACCCAAACTAGTGGGAATAGTTTCTATACTTGCCTGGTTCTCATAATATCCTGAAAACTTTGATCAAATTATCCCTTTGAAATTCCAGGGAGTACAGCTCTAGTGTAACACCTTATAACTCAATCCTTGAACAGCAAATATCATGCACTTGACAGGCATTTGAAGTGCCAAAATTTACAGGGCTACAAACCAAGGCTTTTTTGGCTGGCAGAGATATgatggggctgaatagcctcctcctgtgcaATAAGTTTTCTGTGCTTCTATTTTTAGTTGAAGATTTTCAAAGTGATAATAAAGAAAATGCCTCCTTTGGTCTGAGACAGCAGTCAACATACAATAGGAACAGGGGCAAGTCATTCAGCTTCCCTAGACCAGTTATCCCATCATGTTACATCATATTTGACCTATATCTCAGCTCCACGCACCTTTATTtgttcaataattacaactgAACTGCTGTTTTGGGCTTTTTTTTGGGGGAGAGGAGAAGCACAAGGACATTGTGCTAATGGGAACAAAGTTATTGTGTGAAGAGGTGCTTGCAGACAGAAAATTGTGGATTGAACACCTGATTAAAGACTAAATCATCACTTTCTTACCTGCACACTTGGGATTTGGGCATTTGCTGGCTGAATCTAAGTAGGAGACCAAGTTCCCAGGCATGTCTTTCAGTGAATAGCTTAAATTACGGGATTTCACAATGCGGCCAGCCAGCTCAAGTAAAGATGGTGGATTATACAGGAGGTCTTTTACAAATCGCACGACAAGTGGGTTGCCACGTAGACTGAGTTCCTGTAGATGGACCAGGTTGAGGATCTCTCGAGGAAGATATGTAAGTAGGTTATTGTGAAGACTCAGTGACCGTAGCGAGTTCAACCTGAAACATACAGAGGTAACAGTGCAGCTAGCAGTTTACAGAGATGGGTAGTAAAAGGCTTTTCATAGAGAACCGAAGGGGAAACATTTCTATGATTTATTAATTTAAAAGGGGCCTGTTGGCTCAGATGGCTGGATGGATGGCTAGAATACAATTCAAAATAACAGTGTAGGTTTGATTCCCATTCTGACCAGAGGTAGACGTAGGATGACCTGCCACCTTCTCCTGCCCCTTAGAGGGAGGAGCAGTGGTAAACAACTACTGACAAAAAACTACCAAGGAAACAGCAGAGTCTGATTCTGCTTCAGCCAATAAGCCAAGCACCTACCCTCAAATAGAACCCATAttaatgaatgaattaaataaaCCAAcaaatgaaagctgcaaactgtacagtatttaatttagataaatgcgaggtgctgcattttggaaaggcaaatcagagcaggacttacacatttaatggtaaggttctggggagtgttgcaaaacaaagagaccttggagttcaggttcatagtttcttaaaagtggagtcatgggtagatgggatagtgaaggcagcatttggtatgctttccattattggtcagagcattgcgtataggagttgggaggtcatgctgcaactgtacagtacatcggttaggctacttttggaatattgtgtgcaattctggtctccatcctatcggaagactgtggtgaaacttgaaagggttttgaaagaatttacaaggatgttatcacTGGTGGGGGtgtttgacctatagggagagcctgaacaggctggggctattttccttggagcatcggaggatgagaggtgaccttatagaggtttataaaatcatgaggagcttgAATAGAGTAAATACacaaggacttttccctggagtggggaagtccagagctagaggacataggtttagggtgagaggggaaagatttaaaagggagctaacgggcaacattttcatgcagagggtagtgagagtatggaatgagctgccagagaaagtgatggaggctggtacaattacagcatttaaaaaggcatgtggatggttatatgaatgggaagggtttagagggatatgggccacgtgctggcaaatgggactagattagtttagatatctggtcagcatggacgagttggaccaaaatgttctatttctgtgctgtacatctctatgacgacTACCTATGATTTCCTACATTGtagcaacatttttttttattttcagcaAGGGTCTTGGTTCACTTACTGTGCAAGCTGTGGTGGAAGGCCCTGGATTCGATTGTCACACAGCCCCAGATAGCTAAGGTATGGCAGGTTAGCTAGTTCTGGAGGGATCGATATGATTCCATTCCCACCTAGATACAAGAGCTCTAAGCTGTAGAAAGGACAGAAGAAAGTTAACTACTATTATGGCTTTATACACAAGactgaataaatactttgttTTTTCCACTTGTTGAAAAATGTTTATTGCCCATAAATTAAAAACAGTCAAAACTTGCTTGTAAAAATTCACACTGGCGCTTGGTCCATTCCATTTGGTGATGAGCTGCTTAGGGGGTTAGACTATACTGCCTCCTAATGCAGGAGTCCTAATTTTGTCCAACAATCTCTTGATTGACTCCTTATTAATGTCTTTTGAAAGTATAATATATATTACACAGATTCCCTCTTATCTCTTGTCTAATTACAGACCCAAAAGTAGTTGTTAATAATGTTacaacacagcaatgaacccctctgttaattaaactatACActtagaaaagctcacctcgccttgtaatctgttaaaatataatGAGTGATACAGAAttctcaaattccactatttaaagaaaatatcaatttatccttaaactctaaaagtgaacattaaacaacagctAGTCACAATTCCAAGCACCCCTGTCTCTTAACTGTTTATTATCCACCTCTAACTCTATAATAACATACAGTTACAATAAAACCACTTTTTAAAattgcatcaacttaatttcaaaaccacacagtggcTGTCATCTGCGGTGCCTGTCTTCTTCCGGCTGAAGATCGCCCGGGGTCAGTGTCTTGTTTTTACGGAGGTGTTGTTTCATAAGAGAAAGGTACTTTTGATTGAGTGTGTTTCAATCTTTTGGCTCTCCCTCGATGACAGTTACTCTGACTTTCAAAAtgctgcctttttaaaaaaaaatcctcccAACATCAGAGAATCTCCTTGAATTTATGCTTTTGCCAAAACTGAACCAAATTCAGTTGGGTTTTAggatcctggggcataatttaaactgattggttaaattcaaattgttgtcaaaacagcagccAACTCAGCTATCTATTTCACAGGCAAATGTAACACAAGTTCATTTTCCAGTACACAGAGACTACTAGttagtcatatgacaggtgccCATAAGCTCTCAAAACAAAACAGTGTTCACTCTCTCAAAgttacagtacacaccttcaacttcataacaatagaTTTCCCTTCTATAGATCTATGTTGACTACTTAATCATATTATGATTTTATAATTGCCCTTTTATAGCATGCCTAATAATAGATATGGGCACTTTCCTTACTGCTGATGTTAACTGAATGGCCTACAGAATCAAATCTTGTTTCTCATGCCTTTCTTAAATAGCGAGATTATGTTTGCTATTTTCCATTCATTTGAAACTGTTCTAGAATCTAAGAAATTCTGGAAGATCAAAAATAAATTTACTGATTTTCATTGCCTCCTCATTTAAAACCAGAGGATGCAGGTCATCAGGTCCAGAGATTTGTCATTTAATCTTATTTATTTGCTATATCGATTTCAAATACCCTATTCTTGTTAGATCCTTGGGTCACCATTATTTCCTAAATTTTTTGTGTCTTCTATTACAAAAACAGATACAAATATTTGATTAAATGGTTCTTCCCTATTACAATGTTACATGTCTCCACCCCTAGTGAGCCATGTTTACTTTTACTAATCGTTTCCTATTTATATTAGGTGTATATATTTATGATCCATTTTATGCCTTTGCATAAAATAGTctactcttcttttttctttcctgtTCAGGATCTTGGTCATCCGTTATTAAATTTCAAACATTCTACCAAGCCTCAGGCTTACTATTCTTTTTGGCAGCACTGTAGGCCAGTTCACACTGGATGGaaattacattttttttttaaaatactagCTATTGCTTGATCATCATCATATCTTTTTATGAAGTTTTTCTATTTATCTTAGCCACCTCACTCTTCATACTAATACAGTTCACCTATTTAAGACTGGGCAACTTTAAATAATTTTGCTACTTAAAAATTTTGAAAGACTTTCAATGTCAGCAATGAAATACGTTTATCCCCCccccctcaatctttcttcaggCCTGAGGGCAGTGATGTATCCAGGTCTGGTTACAGGGAACCTTAACTCTCCATTGATCTCACACAAGTCTAAACAATAAATGTTACTTTATATCATGGAGATCCTTATAGTCTCACTCAATAACTACATGGGTTAGTATTTAGCAGGGATTACTGCACCAGGATTCTACTTATTGCTGGCAGAAATTTTGATCCAACTCAATATACCTGGAAGTGATATTGTACAACAATAATGAAGAAATAGAACTATCTATAGTCTGTCCaacatggtaggctcatttaatGTAGCAAGCATGAAGAAcaatgatttgattagattagattacttacggtgtgaaaacaggcccttcggcccaacaagtccacaccaatccgccgaagcacaacccacccagacccattcccctacatttaccccttcgcctaacactacgggcaatttagcattaccaattcacctaacctgcacattttttggactgtgggaggaaaccggagcacccggaggaaacccacgcagacacagggagaatgtgcaaactccacacagttagttaatcgcctgagacgggaaatgaacccaggtctctggtgctgtgaggcagcagtactaaccactgtgtcatCGTGCCGCCCACTCACAGCGGATGTAAAAACAGATATCTGGTGGACAAGAACTATCAATGTTCTTTCTCACTTTTACAGACATGAAGAAATGATTAGTAAATGAAAGCTACTTTACCTCGGCCAGTTGGAAGATTCTAAAAAGAGATAATTTACACAAATCTCAATCAAATCCTTAGTGACGTTAGATTTACAGCACAATCCTGACCCAACCTTACCAATGGCCAGCACAAAACTGACCCAGCCTCAAAAATTAAAGACAGAAAACTAGCTCAATAGTTTTAACAAAAATAGATACAAGATCACAATTGCAACTTACCAAGTCTCtacaacagcaccttccaaatctaaTACTTGCTTCACTCTGGAAGGAagagggcagcaggtacatggaaaCTTCAACTGTAACACAGAGTGACCGTCCTGGAGCCTCATTCTGAACAGCACCGTGGATACACCACAAGGAGTGCTCTTGTTCAAGTACACAACTCatcatcttctcaaaggcaattagcgatgggcaataaatgctggctttgccaacAATGTTTGCATGTCAAGAATAAAATCAAAAATCATCGTTCAGGCATCACCCTGGCAGCAAGAGGCTGTGAAGATGATAGTAACTTCAAACATTTTCCCAATATTCACAGTTAAGCAAACTGCAACCCAGCCTGCTAGCAATGGCAGCTGTTGATAAAAACAGACAGACAGTCTCAAAGTCCAAGGCATCTACAAGTTACAAACAGGTTTATAGTTTTGCTTGTTCTTTGCCAACTAAGTTTAAATATAGATTTCAAGGTCTCTTAAAACTTAAACCAGGAGCAAACCTCAAACACCACATTTAGAAGGGACAATCCTGACATCTCTAATACAAAGAACTCGCTCACCAAAATGGAATCAAATTTTGTTAATCAAATTAAATAACCACCTATGCACTCACAACATCCAGGGTTTGATGTCACATTTTAAATGCGCCATGCTAATAAGTATTCAATGATTAAAGTTTCCTGGTAACCTCAGTGTAGATAGTTTCCATTTCACAACTGAAACATCAACTTGTGTTACacatacaaatttaaaaatcacacaacaccaggttatggtccaacaggttgatCTTGAAGCACtaagcaagtcaaacagttaaggcaggcagggacaaagcagagaacaaggtaggactgatacgttgaaataaatgcagtttaatgtaagAGGcttaacaggaaaggcagatgaactcaaggcatggttgagaacatgggactgggatatcatagcaattgtagaaacatggctcagggatgggcaggactggcagcttaatgttccaggatacaaatgctataggaaggacagacAGGGAGGCAGGACATGAGGGATAGTGGAGTTTTGTTTTatataagggatagcattacagctgtaccgagggaggatattcctggaaatacatagagggaagttatttgggtggaactgaggaataagaaaggaatgatcatcttattgggattgtattttggactccctaatagtcagagggaaattgagaaacaaatttgtaaggagacctcagttatctgtaagaataatagggtggttatggtaggggactttaactttccaaacaaactggggctgccatagtgttaagaaaTTCCtccctatctaaacccttaagTGTGTAAAAGacaaattttctgattcagcatgtggatgtacctactagagaaggtgcaaaacttgacctactcttgggaaatgaggcaaggcagatgatggagatgtcagtaagggagcactttggggccagcgaccataattctatccgTTTtagaatagtgatggaaaaggataggccagatctggaagttgaagttctacattggagaaaggccaattttgacggtattaggcaagaacattcgaaagctgattggaggcagatgttcgcaggtaaagggatcgctggaaaatgggaagtcttcagaaatgagataacaagaatccagagaaagtatattcctgtcagggtgaaaggaaaggctggtaggtattgggaatgctgaatgactaaagaagttgagggtttggttaagaaaaagaaggaagcatatgtaagatatagatcgagtgaatccttagaagagtataaaaggaaggagtattctggattagtggtgctggaaaagcacagcagttcaggcatatAGAATTCAGTGCAATAGAATTCAGCGATGGCAATGCCATTGACTATCAAGGGAAAATGGTTAGATtttcttttgttggagatggtcattgcctggtgctTATGTGCAAATGTGATTACTTGCCACTTACCAGCCCAAGTCTGAATGACTTCTGCTATAGCTGAAAATGTCACAAATGGCATGCATTGTGCAAATCAGCAAATGTCACCACTTTTGGCCTTCTAGTAGAGGGAAAGGCACTGATAAAGCAGCAGGTGGTGGTTGGGCCTAAATCAGTACTGCCAGgtgctcctgcagagatgtcctggagcagaGAGCTGTGGTCTCCAACAAACATAACCATTTTCTTTTACGCTAACACATGTCACCAATCTGCAAAGTTTTCCTTCTGGTATCTACAGCCATGGTAGCAGTCTAAGTTTGCATAACAGCAGGCTAAGTTTATAAGATACCAGTTTGAACTTCCACAGCAGTATTGTATGGTTTCTTCTTTAACGGGAATGGATGCTGAGATATGGACACTGCATTACTGATGGGTTCACAAGTATTAGCCAGAGTTGATAACTGCTTCCATGCTGAAGCAACAGCTCTATGCTTTGTCTTCTGCTAGAATGCTCTATGGTTCCCAACATTAATTGCAGATTTCCCAATGCATCAGATATTTTGCTGTGCATTCCTATCAGCCTTCTTCTATAGGCTACCCCATTCATCGGAGTCCTCTGCAGCATTCTTCATGTATGACCCTGCCTTCCAGGGAGTTGGCACCTGCACTGTCCATGTTATCTAAGCTGTCCGCAGGCTACTCACGTCCAGTGTCTTACCACATGCAGATCCCACCTCCACATTATCTCAAATGTTATCTCAAGTATCTGTAATAGTACTATCTGACCTAGAGACTGAATATAAGAAGCAGAAACTCCCATAACTGCAGAGGCATGCAGTCAACTGCATATTTAGCATTGGCTGCAAACCAATAGGCCTGCTTGTGATGCTATGGTAGTGTTCCTACCCAAAAACCAGGAGCCCCAAGTTCAAGTCCAATCCTGATCTActgtaatgttaaaagattaacTGGGAATATCTCCCTGGACATTAATGTAATATTAGCGGGTTAAACTGTGCTGTCTTTGGGTGGGGATGACAATCATGAAAGAATGTGATGACCATCCATTGTAATTCACACTTCATTTAGACAGTCATTTGCTATGACTCTCCTGCTATTGGTCAGTTTAACTATCATTCAGAAATGTTTTCTAGGCAAAGATATGTTGCACCTGCATTGTCTAGGGGAATCACTG is a genomic window containing:
- the lrrc58b gene encoding leucine-rich repeat-containing protein 58; its protein translation is MDNSDSGAGTWKSGELFECCATASELHLDGSFHLSTLIKFKMFALPGSAMDVLENMEGDSVLNLSRMNLDTVSLEDISEERKNETQQLLLTHNRLIVFPESIANFRNLLFLDISSNGLSVICDDILELTKLRTLIAKNNRMDEFSLPKDLGKMGLEVVNFSGNRFEEVPSQLLELQRLKSLSLGGNRLKTIPPNIENLTSLELLYLGGNGIISIPPELANLPYLSYLGLCDNRIQGLPPQLAQLNSLRSLSLHNNLLTYLPREILNLVHLQELSLRGNPLVVRFVKDLLYNPPSLLELAGRIVKSRNLSYSLKDMPGNLVSYLDSASKCPNPKCAGVYFDSCVRHIKFVDFCGKYRLPLMHYLCSPQCFSPCSSNSQSDCDSEDEFNIPQHRMQKVLLG